A single region of the Opitutus sp. genome encodes:
- a CDS encoding IS630 family transposase, with translation MGRKAVRITCSEGDQQSLEKRATSRIESRQRVERARMILGCVSGEQVQEVARRCNTRPNTVIKWRDRFVLLGMKGLDDAARPGAKRTYGEDFRDRVLALLEGPPPPGQARWDGPAVARVLGGSVHAVWRVLRKEGICLQRQRSWCVSTDKQFAAKAADIVGLYLSPPEKALVISVDEKPGIQALERATGYVETDNGKIVQGLKSTYKRHGTLNLFAALDVATGLIKTQKTTLKRREEFLLFMDQVVADHPPERELHVILDNYCTHKKCDAWLARHPNVHFHFTPTSASWLNQVEIWFGILTRKALRGANFRSVAELSQAIDAFVAAYLPNAKPFKWRKREVKGSQLRNTIINLRN, from the coding sequence ATGGGACGAAAAGCCGTGCGAATCACTTGTAGCGAGGGGGATCAGCAATCCCTAGAAAAACGGGCAACCAGCCGGATTGAGTCGAGGCAGCGAGTTGAGCGCGCCCGGATGATCCTTGGGTGCGTGAGTGGCGAGCAGGTGCAAGAGGTGGCGCGCCGCTGCAACACCAGGCCGAACACCGTAATAAAGTGGAGGGATCGCTTTGTGCTGCTTGGCATGAAGGGGCTGGATGATGCGGCACGGCCGGGCGCGAAGCGCACCTACGGTGAGGACTTTCGAGATCGGGTGCTGGCTTTATTGGAAGGGCCACCCCCTCCGGGGCAGGCGCGCTGGGATGGTCCAGCGGTGGCCCGTGTGCTCGGCGGCTCGGTGCACGCGGTCTGGCGAGTGCTGCGCAAGGAGGGCATTTGCCTGCAGCGCCAGCGCTCGTGGTGCGTGAGCACTGACAAGCAGTTCGCAGCCAAGGCAGCCGATATCGTCGGGCTCTACCTGAGCCCACCGGAAAAGGCATTGGTGATAAGTGTGGATGAAAAGCCTGGCATCCAAGCCCTAGAGCGCGCCACCGGTTACGTGGAGACCGACAATGGTAAAATCGTCCAGGGACTCAAAAGCACCTACAAGCGCCACGGTACACTCAACTTGTTCGCTGCCCTTGATGTGGCCACGGGCTTGATCAAGACGCAGAAAACCACCCTTAAGCGCCGGGAGGAGTTCCTGCTGTTCATGGACCAAGTGGTGGCGGATCACCCGCCCGAGAGAGAACTCCACGTGATTTTGGATAATTATTGCACCCACAAAAAGTGCGACGCTTGGCTCGCTCGGCACCCCAATGTCCACTTCCACTTTACCCCAACCTCGGCGAGTTGGCTCAATCAAGTTGAAATCTGGTTCGGCATACTAACAAGGAAGGCGCTACGGGGCGCGAACTTCAGAAGCGTCGCCGAACTTAGTCAGGCCATTGACGCTTTCGTCGCCGCCTACCTGCCCAATGCCAAGCCGTTCAAGTGGCGCAAGCGCGAGGTCAAGGGAAGCCAACTCAGAAATACTATCATTAATCTACGCAATTAA